The following proteins come from a genomic window of Gallalistipes aquisgranensis:
- a CDS encoding DUF4269 domain-containing protein, which yields MARNPGHTFDTLDYLARGTARQRELYGLIRRSGVFETLAEFSPVLAGTFPLSIEVEGSDLDVLCHAPEPVRLQETLERCFSRWEGYACERLRIKGVETVVGRFRFEGMVFEVFGQPVPVRRQNGYRHMVVEEMLLRRKGGEFRHRIVARKRAGEKTEPAFAAELSLEGDPYEALLELEKELKDE from the coding sequence ATGGCGCGAAATCCGGGGCATACATTCGATACGCTGGACTATCTGGCCCGGGGTACCGCCCGTCAGCGGGAACTCTACGGGCTGATCCGGCGCAGCGGGGTGTTCGAAACTCTGGCGGAGTTTTCTCCCGTGCTGGCGGGCACCTTTCCGCTTTCGATCGAGGTGGAGGGGAGCGATCTGGACGTGTTGTGCCATGCTCCCGAACCGGTCCGGTTGCAGGAGACTCTGGAGAGGTGTTTTTCCCGCTGGGAGGGCTATGCGTGCGAACGGTTGCGGATAAAGGGTGTGGAGACGGTCGTGGGACGGTTTCGGTTCGAGGGTATGGTATTTGAGGTGTTCGGACAGCCGGTTCCGGTCCGCCGGCAGAACGGGTATCGTCATATGGTGGTCGAAGAGATGCTTTTGAGGCGGAAGGGAGGGGAGTTCCGGCACCGTATCGTGGCCCGCAAGCGGGCGGGAGAGAAGACGGAACCCGCATTCGCCGCCGAGTTGTCGCTGGAAGGAGATCCCTATGAGGCGTTGTTGGAATTGGAAAAGGAGTTGAAAGATGAATAA
- the rplS gene encoding 50S ribosomal protein L19 → MNKENLIKIAEASMWPEKEVPSFKSGDTITVTYKIVEGNKERLQSFRGVVIQIKGRGVTKMFTIRKVSNGVGVERIFPLYSPHIDHIEVNKVGVVRRARIYYLRDLTGKKARIKEKRFGGSAK, encoded by the coding sequence ATGAACAAGGAGAATTTAATCAAGATCGCCGAGGCCTCCATGTGGCCCGAAAAAGAGGTTCCCTCTTTCAAGAGCGGCGACACGATCACCGTTACCTACAAGATCGTCGAGGGTAACAAGGAGCGTCTGCAGAGTTTCCGCGGCGTCGTGATCCAGATCAAAGGCCGGGGTGTGACCAAAATGTTCACCATCCGCAAGGTGTCCAACGGCGTAGGCGTGGAGCGTATCTTCCCGCTCTATTCGCCCCACATCGACCACATCGAGGTGAACAAGGTGGGTGTCGTACGTCGTGCACGCATCTATTACCTGCGTGACCTGACCGGCAAGAAAGCGCGTATCAAGGAGAAACGTTTCGGCGGTTCCGCCAAATAA
- a CDS encoding lysine exporter LysO family protein — MFLILSIMFCGVALGAVLRNRRWPARTAGRLILPVICLLLLCMGISVGGNREVIGNFPSLGLDALVITVGALLGSLLGAKAVYARFFKQKGTGTEAPCVIPYPPECKKTAAPGPKRRFPAAETTAAPVSAPVESRPENSSGATGTGPEKPKKSNDSLKILLSFLLGAALGIAAGQLHDAVPSESTAGQLLSFLTTAADRGSVRVLYLLMFLVGISVGSEGGILRQLRSSGLKILLVPAATILGTWAGVALLSPLVGDRTLTQCLMVGSGFGYYSLSGILISQSSGVALGTTSLIANILRELAALTLAPVLVRLFGPLAPICAGGATTMDTTLPVIAQFSGKNFIFVAIVHGIVVDFSVPVSVTLFSLL, encoded by the coding sequence ATGTTCCTCATCCTTTCGATCATGTTCTGCGGCGTGGCGCTGGGCGCCGTGCTCCGCAACCGCCGCTGGCCGGCCAGAACGGCCGGACGGCTGATCCTGCCCGTCATCTGCCTGCTTCTGCTGTGCATGGGCATTTCGGTCGGCGGTAACCGGGAGGTGATCGGCAACTTCCCCTCCCTGGGACTGGACGCACTCGTCATCACGGTCGGCGCCCTGCTGGGTAGTCTGCTCGGAGCGAAAGCGGTATATGCCCGCTTTTTCAAACAAAAGGGAACCGGTACGGAAGCTCCCTGCGTCATTCCGTACCCCCCAGAATGCAAAAAGACCGCCGCACCCGGCCCGAAACGGCGCTTCCCGGCAGCAGAGACCACCGCCGCACCCGTTTCAGCACCGGTGGAAAGCCGGCCGGAAAATTCATCCGGGGCAACCGGAACCGGGCCGGAAAAACCGAAAAAATCGAACGACAGTCTGAAAATCCTTCTCTCTTTCCTGCTCGGGGCCGCATTGGGCATTGCCGCAGGACAATTACACGATGCAGTTCCGTCTGAAAGCACTGCCGGACAGCTCCTCTCCTTTCTGACAACCGCCGCCGACCGGGGATCGGTCCGGGTGCTCTACCTGCTGATGTTCCTAGTAGGCATTTCGGTGGGCAGCGAAGGCGGCATCCTCCGCCAACTGCGGAGCAGCGGGCTGAAAATACTGCTCGTACCGGCCGCCACCATCCTCGGGACATGGGCCGGCGTGGCCCTTCTCAGCCCATTGGTCGGCGACCGCACGCTCACCCAATGTCTGATGGTCGGATCGGGGTTCGGCTACTACTCCCTCTCCGGTATCCTGATCAGCCAGAGCAGCGGCGTGGCCCTGGGAACCACTTCTCTGATCGCCAACATTCTGCGGGAACTGGCCGCTCTCACGCTGGCCCCCGTCCTGGTACGGTTGTTCGGTCCTCTGGCCCCGATCTGCGCGGGCGGAGCCACCACGATGGACACGACTTTGCCGGTGATCGCACAATTTTCCGGAAAAAATTTTATCTTTGTTGCTATCGTTCACGGCATCGTTGTTGATTTTTCGGTTCCGGTGTCCGTGACCCTGTTTTCCCTGTTGTGA
- a CDS encoding sensor histidine kinase translates to MVLQILLIISVILQLLAAGTAIRLTRVTKYNFSWILFTVALTVMAFTRFGEYYQVVADKELRLPQDFFIWLGVLTSLCFAVGVFYVKKIFNYINKLDFQRRLTEKRILNTVLRTEEKERMRFSKELHDGLGPLLSSARMSLSALGKSGSQTEADREIIDNTNYVIEEAIRSLREISNNLSPHILKDFGLARGINNFIAKSTGLNKIKINFTTNLKTERFDTDVEVILYRVICELINNSIKHSGGTRIDLILLYNNQTLSLEYTDDGKGFNLPAVLDVGMGLSNITSRINSLKGTCDITSSKGKGMRASIRIDLSKTQPWR, encoded by the coding sequence ATGGTACTGCAAATCCTGCTGATCATCTCCGTCATCCTTCAGTTGCTGGCCGCGGGAACCGCCATCCGGCTGACACGAGTCACCAAATACAACTTTTCGTGGATACTCTTCACCGTCGCCCTCACGGTGATGGCTTTCACGCGGTTCGGGGAATACTACCAGGTAGTGGCCGACAAGGAGCTGCGTCTGCCGCAGGATTTCTTCATCTGGCTGGGCGTCCTCACCTCCCTCTGTTTCGCCGTAGGAGTCTTCTACGTCAAAAAGATATTCAACTACATCAACAAACTCGATTTCCAGCGCCGGCTGACCGAGAAACGGATTCTCAACACCGTGCTGCGCACCGAGGAGAAGGAGCGGATGCGTTTCTCGAAGGAGCTGCACGACGGACTGGGCCCCCTGCTCTCCTCGGCCCGCATGTCGCTTTCGGCCCTCGGCAAAAGCGGCAGCCAGACGGAAGCCGACCGGGAGATCATCGACAACACGAATTACGTGATCGAAGAGGCCATCCGGAGCCTGCGTGAAATATCGAACAATCTGAGCCCCCACATCCTGAAAGATTTCGGACTGGCCCGGGGCATCAACAACTTCATCGCCAAATCGACCGGCCTGAACAAGATCAAAATCAATTTCACGACCAACCTGAAGACCGAACGGTTCGACACGGACGTGGAGGTGATCCTCTACCGGGTGATCTGCGAACTGATCAACAACAGCATCAAACATTCGGGCGGTACCCGGATCGACCTCATCCTTCTCTACAACAACCAGACCCTCTCGCTGGAGTACACGGACGACGGCAAGGGATTCAACCTGCCGGCCGTGCTCGACGTCGGCATGGGACTTTCGAACATCACCTCCCGGATCAACTCCCTGAAAGGAACCTGCGACATCACCAGTTCCAAAGGCAAGGGCATGCGCGCCTCGATCCGGATCGACCTTTCCAAAACACAACCATGGAGATAA
- a CDS encoding response regulator transcription factor, whose amino-acid sequence MEITCNIALVDDHTLFRNGLKGLLESCCGCRVVAEASDGDEFLELLPGLDTDIVLLDIDMPRMNGFEAATRALAQRPDLKIITLSMHGDEDYYFKMVSIGVKGFLLKSSDIDEVSTAIQTVAKGGSYFSQELLRTLVGSLKSAPSAELGHETLSQRELEILLLICKGMSNQEIADALFISKRTVDKHRANILDKTNCKNTANLVVYAIKNSLVEI is encoded by the coding sequence ATGGAGATAACCTGTAACATCGCGCTGGTAGACGACCACACCTTGTTCCGGAACGGACTCAAGGGCCTGCTGGAGAGCTGCTGCGGATGCCGTGTGGTGGCCGAAGCCTCGGACGGCGACGAATTTCTGGAGCTGTTGCCTGGACTCGACACCGACATCGTGCTGCTGGACATTGACATGCCGCGCATGAACGGTTTCGAAGCAGCCACCCGGGCGCTCGCCCAACGACCCGACCTGAAAATCATCACCCTCTCGATGCACGGCGACGAAGACTACTATTTCAAAATGGTGTCGATCGGCGTGAAGGGTTTCCTGCTGAAAAGCTCCGACATCGACGAAGTCTCCACGGCGATCCAGACGGTAGCCAAAGGCGGCAGCTATTTCTCCCAGGAACTGTTGCGCACATTGGTCGGGAGCCTCAAATCGGCTCCTTCCGCCGAACTCGGCCATGAAACCCTCTCCCAGAGGGAGTTGGAAATCCTGTTGCTGATCTGTAAGGGAATGTCCAACCAGGAGATCGCGGATGCGCTTTTCATCTCGAAACGGACGGTGGATAAGCACCGCGCCAACATCCTCGACAAGACCAACTGCAAGAACACGGCAAACCTGGTGGTCTACGCCATCAAGAACTCTCTGGTCGAGATATAG
- the asnA gene encoding aspartate--ammonia ligase, producing MTLIKPKDYRNLLGSVEQTEKAIKHLKDMFQENLSAQLALLRVTAPMVVLQGTGINDDLNSVERAVSFPIRDMDDRRAEVVHSLAKWKRLKLAELGTGPGRGIYTDMNALRPDEELDNIHSIYVDQWDWEKVIVPEERNIAFLKRTVRRIYESIKVTENKLYVEFPQLRPQLPEEIFFIHSQQLLDMYPGLSPKERENEIVREHKAVFVIGIGHALSDGTPHDGRAADYDDWSTPDDEGYYGLNGDILLWNPVLESAFEVSSMGIRVDAPALERQLALRGEEWKKDLYFHRRLLAGELPCTIGGGIGQSRLCMFLLRKAHIGEIQSSIWPERMRSECLEAGIELV from the coding sequence ATGACACTGATAAAACCGAAGGATTACCGCAATCTGCTGGGGTCGGTCGAGCAGACCGAGAAGGCGATCAAGCACCTGAAGGATATGTTTCAGGAGAATCTTTCCGCCCAGCTGGCCCTGTTGAGGGTTACCGCGCCGATGGTGGTGCTTCAGGGAACGGGTATCAATGACGATCTGAACAGTGTAGAGCGGGCCGTATCCTTTCCGATCCGGGACATGGACGACCGGCGGGCCGAGGTGGTCCATTCGCTGGCCAAATGGAAACGGCTCAAGCTGGCCGAGTTGGGTACGGGGCCGGGCCGGGGCATCTATACCGACATGAACGCCCTGCGGCCCGACGAGGAGCTGGACAATATCCATTCGATTTATGTGGACCAGTGGGACTGGGAAAAGGTGATCGTTCCGGAAGAGCGCAACATCGCCTTTCTGAAACGGACGGTGCGCCGCATCTACGAGTCGATCAAGGTGACGGAGAACAAACTTTACGTGGAATTTCCCCAGCTTCGTCCCCAGCTTCCCGAGGAGATATTCTTCATTCATTCGCAACAGTTGCTCGACATGTATCCCGGCCTGTCTCCCAAGGAGCGGGAGAACGAAATCGTGCGCGAGCATAAGGCCGTGTTCGTGATCGGAATCGGACATGCCCTTTCGGACGGGACTCCCCATGACGGGCGGGCGGCCGACTACGACGACTGGAGTACACCCGACGACGAGGGGTACTACGGGCTGAACGGCGATATTCTGCTCTGGAATCCGGTGTTGGAGAGTGCTTTCGAGGTTTCGAGCATGGGTATCCGGGTGGACGCTCCGGCATTGGAGCGTCAGCTTGCCCTGCGGGGGGAGGAGTGGAAAAAGGATCTCTATTTCCACCGGAGGTTACTGGCCGGAGAGCTTCCCTGCACGATCGGCGGCGGTATCGGTCAGTCGCGCCTGTGCATGTTCCTGTTGCGCAAGGCCCATATCGGAGAGATACAGAGCAGTATCTGGCCCGAACGGATGCGTTCGGAGTGTCTGGAGGCCGGGATTGAACTGGTGTAA
- the tyrS gene encoding tyrosine--tRNA ligase, which yields MNFVEELSWRGMIHDMMPGAKEQLEKEMTTAYVGIDPTADSLHIGHLVSVMILKHFQRCGHKPIALVGGATGMIGDPSGKSLERNLLDEKTLRHNQEAIKRQLSKLIDFNSDAPNAAEMVNNYDWMKDFSFLDFIRDVGKLITVNYMMAKDSVKKRFNGEGEGMSFTEFTYQLVQGYDFLHLYQTKNCKIQLGGSDQWGNITTGTELIRRKLGGEAYAIVCPLIKKADGTKFGKTESGNIWLDPRYTSPYKFYQFWLNTSDEDAKRYIKIFTLLDRETVEGLIAEHDQAPHLRILQKRLAREVTCMIHSEEEFRKAEEASAILFGGATADALRNLDEETLLQVFDGVPQFALPVGAITPERGISFVDLCGGELQVFPSKGETRKLIQGGGVSLNKEKVAAPDRMVTEADLIAGRYLVVQKGKKNYYLIIRQ from the coding sequence ATGAATTTTGTTGAAGAGCTTTCCTGGCGCGGCATGATCCACGATATGATGCCCGGGGCTAAGGAACAACTGGAAAAAGAGATGACGACGGCTTATGTGGGAATCGACCCTACGGCCGATTCACTCCATATCGGGCATTTGGTGAGCGTGATGATCCTCAAGCATTTCCAGCGGTGCGGACATAAGCCCATCGCGCTGGTGGGAGGTGCTACGGGCATGATCGGAGACCCGTCGGGCAAGTCGCTCGAACGGAATCTGCTGGACGAGAAGACTCTGCGCCACAACCAGGAGGCGATCAAACGGCAGCTTTCGAAGCTGATCGACTTCAATTCCGATGCTCCCAATGCGGCCGAGATGGTCAACAACTACGACTGGATGAAGGACTTTTCGTTTCTCGATTTCATCCGGGACGTGGGCAAGCTCATCACCGTCAACTACATGATGGCCAAGGATTCGGTGAAAAAGCGCTTCAACGGGGAAGGCGAAGGAATGTCCTTCACGGAGTTCACATACCAGTTGGTGCAGGGTTACGACTTTCTGCATCTCTATCAGACGAAGAACTGCAAAATCCAGTTGGGCGGTTCCGACCAGTGGGGAAATATCACTACGGGTACCGAACTGATCCGCCGCAAGCTGGGCGGAGAGGCCTATGCCATCGTCTGTCCGCTCATCAAAAAGGCGGACGGTACGAAATTCGGCAAGACCGAGTCGGGCAATATTTGGCTCGATCCCCGCTACACTTCGCCGTATAAGTTTTACCAGTTTTGGCTCAACACGAGCGACGAGGATGCCAAACGCTATATCAAGATTTTCACGCTGCTCGACCGGGAGACGGTCGAAGGACTGATCGCCGAACACGACCAGGCGCCGCACCTGCGTATCCTGCAGAAACGGCTGGCCAGGGAGGTGACCTGCATGATCCATTCCGAAGAGGAGTTCCGCAAGGCGGAGGAGGCCTCCGCGATCCTGTTCGGCGGGGCGACGGCCGATGCGCTGCGCAACCTGGACGAGGAGACGCTCCTGCAGGTGTTCGACGGGGTTCCCCAGTTCGCGCTGCCGGTCGGAGCGATCACGCCGGAGCGCGGCATTTCGTTCGTCGATCTGTGCGGCGGAGAGTTGCAGGTATTCCCCTCGAAAGGCGAGACCCGCAAGCTGATCCAGGGCGGAGGCGTATCGCTCAACAAGGAGAAGGTGGCCGCGCCCGACCGGATGGTGACCGAAGCCGATCTGATCGCCGGCAGGTACCTGGTGGTGCAGAAGGGGAAAAAGAATTATTATCTGATTATCCGTCAATAG
- a CDS encoding DNA polymerase III subunit gamma/tau, which yields MENFVVSARKYRPATFASVVGQHHITSTLKNAISRGQLAHAYLFCGPRGVGKTTCARIFAKAINCLSPVDAEACNRCESCRGFNEGRSFNIHELDAASNNSVDDIRSLTEQVRIPPQIGRYSVYIIDEVHMLSAAAFNAFLKTLEEPPAHAVFILATTEKHKILPTILSRCQIFDFNRIRVEDSVSYLKYIASQEGVTADDESLHLIAQKADGGMRDALSMFDKAVSFCGNDLNFKEVAQTLNVLDYDTYFTVTKLILAGDYPGALLLLDDVLRKGFSGQTFLTGLNGHFRDILMCKSPDTLKLLEVTGSLLERYKQQGADCDVGFLFEAISLLTALDGSLRTSSNQRLSVELGLMKLCGLGQKKNDAAGSVTAPQLPPLRSDRKVSAPAVSPAEPVSGADRVSRPAASAVSPAILDETATAPRPVRPAPAPEPAGPAPVVQAPQEEKPQPPAPHTVRSISGLSIASIMNASRGSYTGEAVPDENRPGQEAERVDPDSERKIRAAATGFLHRMERVRPRIAMAFREMRAEGNTVKVSVPNEPLREEILRNQTEILSLLIEVAALNGTAKLEVTVVEEVTGLKPIRVEDRLKFLTEKNPLLATLRKEMDLDVE from the coding sequence ATGGAAAATTTCGTCGTCAGTGCCCGCAAGTACCGTCCCGCGACTTTTGCGTCGGTCGTGGGGCAGCATCATATCACTTCCACGCTCAAGAACGCCATCAGCCGGGGCCAGTTGGCGCATGCCTATCTGTTCTGCGGTCCGCGCGGCGTGGGTAAGACCACTTGCGCGCGTATTTTCGCCAAGGCGATCAACTGCCTTTCGCCGGTGGATGCCGAAGCCTGCAACCGGTGCGAGTCGTGCAGGGGATTCAACGAGGGGCGTTCGTTCAATATCCACGAGCTGGATGCCGCTTCGAACAATTCGGTGGACGATATCCGTTCGCTGACCGAGCAGGTGCGTATCCCGCCTCAGATCGGCCGGTATAGCGTCTATATCATCGACGAGGTGCACATGCTTTCGGCGGCGGCTTTCAATGCATTTCTCAAAACACTGGAAGAGCCGCCCGCCCACGCCGTCTTTATCCTGGCTACTACCGAGAAACACAAGATTCTGCCGACGATCCTCTCCCGCTGCCAGATATTCGATTTCAACCGCATCCGGGTCGAAGACAGTGTTTCTTATCTCAAATATATCGCCTCACAGGAGGGAGTGACGGCGGACGACGAGTCGCTGCACCTGATCGCCCAAAAGGCGGACGGAGGTATGCGCGATGCGCTCTCGATGTTCGACAAGGCTGTTTCGTTCTGCGGAAATGATCTGAACTTCAAGGAGGTGGCCCAGACACTCAATGTACTGGACTACGATACATACTTTACGGTCACGAAACTGATTCTCGCCGGAGACTATCCGGGGGCGCTTCTGTTGCTGGACGATGTGTTGCGGAAAGGCTTTTCCGGGCAGACGTTTCTGACCGGGCTGAACGGTCATTTCCGCGATATTCTGATGTGCAAGTCGCCCGACACGCTGAAACTGCTGGAAGTGACGGGTTCGTTGCTGGAACGCTACAAGCAGCAGGGGGCCGACTGCGACGTGGGTTTCCTGTTCGAGGCGATCTCTCTGCTCACGGCGCTCGACGGTTCGCTCCGCACTTCATCCAACCAGCGCCTGAGCGTGGAACTGGGCCTGATGAAACTCTGCGGGCTCGGGCAAAAAAAAAATGATGCCGCAGGGTCGGTGACGGCTCCTCAGCTCCCTCCCCTGCGGAGCGATCGGAAGGTTTCCGCTCCGGCGGTCTCTCCTGCTGAACCTGTTTCTGGCGCGGATAGGGTCTCGCGGCCGGCCGCTTCTGCGGTTTCCCCGGCAATTCTGGACGAAACCGCAACTGCTCCGAGGCCTGTTCGTCCTGCCCCCGCGCCTGAACCGGCCGGTCCGGCTCCGGTCGTGCAGGCTCCACAGGAGGAGAAGCCGCAGCCGCCCGCACCCCATACGGTCCGTTCCATCTCGGGACTTTCGATCGCTTCCATCATGAATGCGTCGCGGGGCAGTTATACGGGAGAGGCCGTTCCGGACGAAAACCGTCCGGGGCAGGAGGCAGAACGGGTCGATCCGGACAGCGAGCGTAAGATCCGTGCGGCCGCGACCGGTTTCCTGCACCGGATGGAGCGGGTCCGTCCGCGGATCGCTATGGCCTTCCGGGAGATGCGGGCCGAGGGGAATACGGTGAAGGTCAGCGTGCCCAACGAGCCGCTGCGGGAGGAGATTCTGCGGAATCAGACGGAGATTCTTTCCCTGCTGATCGAAGTGGCTGCGCTGAACGGAACCGCAAAACTGGAAGTGACGGTCGTGGAGGAGGTTACGGGTCTGAAGCCTATCCGGGTGGAAGACCGGCTGAAGTTCCTGACCGAGAAGAATCCCCTGTTGGCGACGCTGCGGAAGGAGATGGATCTGGATGTGGAGTAA
- the clpB gene encoding ATP-dependent chaperone ClpB, translating into MNINTLTIKAQECLQQAFQIAANHNNQAVEPLHILASIIEDDDSLGAFLLGRAGVNVRGLRSEVQARLARLPQVTGGGEQYFAQESSKVIQRATDYTKNFGDKYASVEHLLLGLVADGGETAKLLKQSGASEKELIAAIRELRKGSSIDSQTADQTFDALGKYALNLNEMARNGKLDPVIGRDEEIRRVLQILSRRTKNNPILVGEPGVGKTAIAEGIAHRIVDGDVPENLKSKQIFSLDMGALVAGAKYKGEFEERLKAVVQEVTASEGEILLFIDEIHTLVGAGKGEGAMDAANILKPALARGELRTIGATTLDEFQKYFEQDKALERRFQKVMVDEPSAVDAISILRGLKERYEHHHKVRIKDEAIIAAVELSQRYITSRFLPDKAIDLIDEGAARLRLEMNSVPEEIDQLDRKVRQLEIEREAIRREGDKARIDTLTKEIDDLNSKRTALRAKWQNERDILEKIQHNRDEIERLKVQAAEAERSGDYGQVAEIRYGKIREAETQIANLTEELKLSNANGAMIKEEVDAEDIAEVVSRWTGIPVKKMLASEREKLLHMEEDLHRRVVGQDEAIRAISDAVRRSRAGLQDPRRPIGSFIFLGTTGVGKTELAKALAEFLFNDENMITRIDMSEYQERHSVSRLIGAPPGYVGYDEGGQLTEAVRRKPYSVVLLDEIEKAHPDVFNILLQVLDDGRLTDNKGRTVDFRNTIIIMTSNMGSNLIMDNFTAAENKEGEIPSEVVEKTREQVIDLMKQSLKPEFLNRIDEIVMFTPLTRKDVIRIVGIQIGIIGRMLKENGIALEVTGKAQEWLADQGYDPMYGARPVKRAIQNYVVNDLSKQILAGKVNREKPIVIDADANGLTYKN; encoded by the coding sequence ATGAACATCAACACATTAACCATCAAAGCGCAGGAGTGTCTGCAACAGGCTTTCCAGATCGCCGCCAACCATAACAACCAGGCGGTGGAACCGTTGCATATCCTGGCGTCGATCATCGAGGACGACGATTCGCTGGGCGCTTTCCTGCTGGGCCGTGCAGGGGTCAACGTGCGCGGCCTGCGCAGCGAGGTGCAGGCCCGACTGGCCCGATTGCCGCAGGTGACGGGCGGAGGAGAACAGTATTTCGCCCAGGAGTCGTCGAAAGTGATCCAACGGGCAACCGACTACACGAAGAATTTCGGCGACAAATATGCTTCGGTGGAGCACCTGCTGCTGGGACTCGTAGCCGACGGAGGCGAGACGGCCAAACTGCTCAAACAGAGCGGGGCGAGTGAAAAGGAGTTGATCGCGGCCATCAGGGAGTTGCGCAAGGGGTCGAGCATCGACAGCCAGACGGCCGACCAGACTTTCGATGCACTGGGCAAATATGCACTGAACCTGAACGAGATGGCCCGTAACGGCAAACTCGACCCGGTGATCGGCCGGGACGAAGAGATCCGGCGGGTACTTCAGATTCTTTCGCGGCGTACGAAAAACAACCCGATTCTGGTCGGCGAACCGGGCGTAGGCAAAACCGCCATCGCCGAGGGTATCGCCCACAGGATCGTGGACGGCGACGTGCCCGAGAATCTGAAATCGAAACAGATTTTTTCGCTGGACATGGGAGCCCTCGTGGCCGGTGCCAAATACAAGGGAGAGTTCGAAGAGCGTCTGAAGGCGGTCGTTCAGGAGGTGACCGCTTCCGAAGGCGAAATCCTGCTCTTCATCGACGAAATCCACACGCTGGTCGGAGCCGGCAAAGGTGAGGGTGCCATGGATGCTGCCAACATCCTGAAACCGGCACTGGCCCGCGGTGAACTGCGCACGATCGGAGCCACGACGCTGGACGAATTCCAGAAATATTTCGAACAGGACAAGGCCCTGGAACGACGCTTCCAGAAGGTGATGGTGGACGAACCGTCGGCCGTGGACGCCATTTCGATCCTGCGCGGACTGAAGGAACGTTATGAACACCACCACAAGGTACGGATCAAGGACGAGGCGATCATCGCTGCCGTGGAACTCTCGCAGCGCTATATCACCTCGAGGTTCCTTCCCGACAAGGCGATCGACCTGATCGACGAGGGAGCCGCCCGGCTGCGGCTGGAGATGAACTCCGTTCCGGAGGAGATCGACCAGCTCGACCGCAAGGTCCGTCAACTGGAGATCGAACGCGAGGCGATCCGGCGCGAAGGCGACAAGGCGCGGATCGACACGCTGACCAAAGAGATCGACGACCTGAATTCGAAGCGTACCGCCCTGCGGGCCAAATGGCAGAACGAACGCGACATCCTGGAGAAAATCCAGCATAACCGGGACGAAATCGAACGGCTGAAGGTACAGGCCGCCGAGGCGGAGCGTTCGGGCGATTACGGACAGGTGGCCGAAATCCGCTACGGCAAGATCCGCGAGGCGGAGACCCAGATCGCCAACCTCACCGAAGAACTGAAGCTCAGCAACGCCAACGGCGCGATGATAAAAGAGGAGGTCGATGCCGAAGACATCGCAGAGGTGGTTTCCCGCTGGACGGGCATTCCGGTCAAAAAGATGCTGGCCAGCGAACGCGAAAAACTCCTCCACATGGAGGAGGACCTGCATCGACGGGTCGTGGGCCAGGACGAAGCCATCCGGGCCATTTCGGATGCCGTGCGCCGCAGCCGGGCCGGCCTGCAGGACCCCCGGAGGCCGATCGGATCGTTCATCTTCCTCGGAACCACGGGCGTGGGCAAGACGGAACTGGCCAAAGCGCTGGCCGAATTCCTCTTCAACGACGAGAACATGATCACGCGGATCGACATGAGCGAGTATCAGGAACGCCACAGCGTTTCGCGGCTCATCGGAGCGCCTCCCGGATACGTGGGTTACGACGAAGGCGGTCAACTGACGGAAGCCGTGCGCCGCAAGCCCTATTCGGTCGTCCTGCTCGACGAGATCGAAAAGGCGCATCCGGACGTCTTCAACATCCTGTTGCAGGTGCTCGACGACGGACGGCTGACCGACAACAAGGGCCGGACGGTGGATTTCCGCAACACGATCATCATCATGACTTCGAACATGGGATCGAACCTCATCATGGACAACTTCACCGCTGCGGAGAACAAAGAGGGCGAGATACCTTCCGAGGTGGTCGAAAAGACCCGGGAGCAGGTCATCGACCTGATGAAGCAGAGCCTCAAGCCGGAATTCCTGAACCGGATCGACGAGATCGTGATGTTCACCCCGCTGACCCGGAAGGACGTGATCCGCATCGTAGGCATACAGATCGGCATCATCGGCCGGATGCTGAAAGAGAACGGCATCGCGCTCGAAGTGACCGGCAAGGCGCAGGAGTGGCTGGCCGACCAGGGGTACGACCCGATGTACGGCGCCCGTCCCGTGAAAAGGGCGATCCAGAACTACGTGGTGAACGACCTCTCGAAACAGATCCTGGCCGGAAAGGTCAACCGCGAAAAACCGATCGTCATCGACGCGGACGCGAACGGGCTGACATACAAGAACTGA